The proteins below come from a single Serpentinimonas raichei genomic window:
- a CDS encoding transcriptional regulator: protein MKTIVIGIMPQEQIRQRVLAIAQGAYKPKASEPKIWFTSMKSLAEVLSDDNRALLRVITETQPASISALALATGRKASNLSRTLRTLSNYGIVDLKRESKHVRPVAMGTEFRILAAA, encoded by the coding sequence ATGAAAACGATTGTGATCGGCATCATGCCGCAAGAGCAAATCCGCCAACGGGTGCTGGCGATTGCCCAAGGTGCGTACAAGCCCAAGGCCAGCGAGCCAAAAATCTGGTTCACCTCCATGAAGTCGCTGGCCGAGGTGTTGAGCGACGACAACCGTGCCTTGCTCAGGGTGATCACCGAAACCCAGCCGGCCTCTATTTCGGCCCTAGCGCTGGCCACGGGTCGCAAGGCCAGCAACCTGTCGCGCACGCTCAGGACCCTGTCCAATTACGGCATCGTCGATCTCAAGCGCGAAAGCAAGCACGTGCGCCCGGTCGCGATGGGCACAGAGTTTAGAATTTTGGCTGCTGCGTAA
- the purM gene encoding phosphoribosylformylglycinamidine cyclo-ligase — protein MTTTPLSYKDAGVDIEAGDALVERIKPLAKKTMREGVLAGIGGFGALFEVPKRYREPVLVSGTDGVGTKLKLAFEWQLHDTVGIDLVAMSVNDVLVQGAEPLFFLDYFACGKLDVDTAAAVVGGIARGCELAGCALIGGETAEMPGMYPPGEYDLAGFCVGAVEKSLILTGQTVASGDVVLGLASSGVHSNGFSLVRKCLERAGPNLPTTLDGQPLRQALMAPTRIYVKNVLQALAQHPCGGAAGGIKALAHITGGGLLENIPRVLPEQLAAELVQGSWPQSELFAWLQRSAGIDDFEMNRTFNNGIGMVLVVDAAAAAAVAATLRTQGETVYEIGRIAQRGAGAAVRVG, from the coding sequence ATGACCACGACCCCCCTTTCCTACAAAGACGCTGGCGTTGACATCGAGGCCGGCGACGCGCTGGTCGAGCGCATCAAGCCCTTGGCCAAAAAGACCATGCGCGAAGGGGTGCTGGCGGGCATCGGCGGCTTTGGCGCGCTGTTTGAAGTGCCCAAGCGCTACCGCGAGCCGGTGCTGGTTTCGGGCACCGACGGCGTGGGCACCAAGCTCAAACTGGCCTTCGAGTGGCAGCTGCACGACACGGTGGGCATCGACCTGGTGGCCATGAGCGTCAACGACGTGCTGGTGCAGGGTGCCGAACCGCTGTTTTTCCTCGACTACTTTGCCTGCGGCAAGCTCGATGTGGACACCGCTGCGGCGGTGGTGGGCGGCATTGCGCGCGGCTGCGAGCTGGCCGGCTGCGCCCTGATCGGCGGCGAAACCGCCGAAATGCCCGGCATGTACCCCCCGGGCGAGTACGACTTGGCCGGTTTTTGCGTCGGGGCGGTGGAAAAATCGCTCATCCTCACGGGCCAGACAGTGGCCAGCGGCGACGTGGTGCTGGGCCTGGCCTCCAGCGGTGTGCATTCCAACGGCTTTTCGCTGGTGCGCAAGTGCCTGGAGCGCGCCGGCCCCAACCTGCCCACCACACTCGACGGCCAGCCCTTGCGCCAGGCCCTGATGGCCCCGACGCGCATCTACGTCAAAAACGTGCTGCAGGCGCTGGCGCAGCACCCCTGTGGCGGCGCGGCCGGTGGCATCAAGGCGCTGGCGCACATCACCGGCGGCGGCCTGCTGGAAAACATCCCGCGCGTGCTGCCCGAGCAGCTGGCGGCCGAGCTGGTGCAAGGCAGTTGGCCACAAAGCGAGCTTTTTGCCTGGTTGCAGCGCAGCGCCGGCATCGACGATTTCGAAATGAACCGCACCTTCAACAACGGCATCGGCATGGTGCTGGTAGTCGATGCCGCTGCCGCAGCCGCCGTGGCCGCCACCTTGCGCACGCAGGGCGAAACGGTGTATGAAATCGGGCGCATCGCACAGCGCGGTGCCGGGGCGGCGGTGCGGGTGGGGTAG
- a CDS encoding toxin-antitoxin system TumE family protein has product MHRDTAIDALLDLDGSILDQGGGYWIKLQAWRVETTLAIPHGIRYCLTLHEPHGKRVLGYDNAHAVKPPKKFKYAGRILAYDHRHRHATDQGVPYAFLDAQQLMNDFFADVDRVLQEVKQR; this is encoded by the coding sequence ATGCACCGAGACACCGCGATCGACGCCTTGCTGGATCTAGACGGCTCGATCCTGGATCAAGGTGGCGGCTACTGGATCAAGTTGCAAGCGTGGCGGGTTGAGACGACCCTCGCGATTCCGCACGGGATACGCTATTGCCTCACGCTGCACGAACCCCACGGCAAACGGGTCTTGGGCTATGACAATGCCCACGCCGTCAAGCCGCCCAAAAAGTTCAAGTACGCCGGGCGCATCTTGGCCTACGACCACCGGCACCGCCATGCGACAGACCAAGGCGTGCCGTACGCATTTCTGGATGCGCAGCAACTCATGAATGATTTTTTCGCAGACGTTGATCGCGTTTTGCAGGAGGTTAAGCAAAGATGA